A single genomic interval of Fibrobacter sp. UWB13 harbors:
- a CDS encoding GntR family transcriptional regulator, with protein sequence MRDEIKQAILQQELKDGEMLPSVRKLMKTFGVSSGTIQGVLKQLSEEGFIYSIRGKGFFWGKAPDANDLAQMLSKTVHRETVLERLEREFSTDWEKGFLDPNRNLPLAKELSDRYNVSQTILRKFLIHKVNQGILVRRGRLYAFASPLKTKTVKNFSEILFVTRCNSWGGFTAESERELDFLRLVYQTAGEQHFKLILLGINEESGKLIDRSGKVCRLTDYPNAIGAVLSTLLVQNPHALLQLFYGVKYPVSVWWEHPLQNIPPRFLSKNNWAFFNSTFGEIPGQQLGKYLLQKGIKKVCYFSPYHNSSWSKDRLTGLMNSGLEVIAFTDDEYASPWDYKEIARQRVSRFSVESYARNLVKKKLLQFAKNVPEDCNCWVCVNDEVAGIFYEMSDDGDCTLPGDKTDPNVLGFDNSAESYLLRIASYDFNTSALIKQIFYYIENPDGFGNKKRLHQILGQVIEK encoded by the coding sequence ATGCGTGACGAGATCAAACAAGCGATTTTGCAACAAGAGCTGAAAGACGGGGAAATGCTCCCGTCTGTACGCAAGCTGATGAAAACGTTTGGAGTCTCATCGGGAACCATTCAGGGCGTGCTCAAGCAGCTCTCTGAAGAAGGGTTCATTTACAGCATCCGCGGCAAGGGATTCTTCTGGGGCAAGGCTCCAGACGCCAATGATCTTGCACAAATGCTTTCGAAAACGGTCCATCGCGAAACCGTGCTCGAACGCCTTGAACGAGAATTTTCAACGGACTGGGAAAAGGGATTCCTCGACCCGAATAGGAATTTGCCGCTTGCAAAGGAACTCTCCGACCGCTATAACGTGTCGCAGACGATTCTCCGCAAGTTCCTGATTCATAAAGTGAATCAGGGAATTCTTGTCCGCAGAGGGCGTTTGTACGCATTCGCTTCCCCGCTCAAGACAAAGACGGTCAAGAATTTCAGCGAGATTTTGTTCGTCACGCGATGCAATTCGTGGGGCGGCTTTACCGCCGAAAGTGAACGCGAACTCGACTTTTTGCGTCTCGTTTACCAGACCGCCGGTGAACAACATTTCAAGCTCATTCTGCTCGGCATAAACGAAGAAAGCGGCAAGCTCATTGACCGCAGTGGAAAAGTCTGCCGTCTGACAGATTATCCGAATGCTATCGGTGCAGTGCTATCGACACTCTTGGTGCAGAACCCGCATGCACTTTTGCAGCTCTTTTACGGTGTGAAATACCCCGTCTCCGTGTGGTGGGAACACCCGTTGCAAAACATTCCACCGAGATTCTTGAGCAAAAATAACTGGGCGTTTTTCAACTCCACATTCGGAGAAATCCCGGGCCAGCAGCTCGGCAAATACCTTTTGCAAAAAGGCATCAAGAAGGTCTGTTATTTCTCGCCGTACCATAACAGTTCCTGGTCCAAGGACCGCTTGACAGGCCTCATGAATTCGGGGCTAGAAGTCATTGCATTTACCGATGACGAATATGCAAGCCCGTGGGACTACAAGGAAATCGCAAGACAGAGAGTCTCGAGATTTTCCGTCGAATCGTACGCCCGTAATCTCGTGAAGAAAAAGCTTTTGCAGTTCGCCAAGAATGTTCCTGAGGATTGCAACTGCTGGGTCTGCGTAAATGATGAAGTCGCAGGTATTTTCTACGAAATGAGCGATGACGGCGATTGCACATTGCCAGGCGATAAGACCGACCCGAACGTGCTCGGATTTGATAACTCCGCCGAAAGCTACTTGTTGCGCATTGCATCGTACGACTTTAACACAAGCGCACTTATCAAGCAAATTTTCTACTACATCGAAAATCCCGATGGATTCGGGAATAAAAAGCGCCTGCACCAGATTCTGGGGCAGGTCATTGAGAAATAG
- a CDS encoding RimK family protein — translation MKKIIVVNTPKNWKFHIPEAEIVSAKDYLTNPEFTTQKNVRVFNLCKDYSYQSKGYYVSLLAEARGHKVIPNVKNIRDFKAPAVVKIISDEIDELIQKSLHKLTGTEFVLSIYFGQNVSAQYLELSQALYRVFQAPLLRAKFVFKQKWFIQSIRPISVDEIPETHKEMVDQFAIEYFQKDRYVSPKTEDYVYDLGILTNPDEVEPPSNKEAIQLFIEAAQDTGFRVEMITKTDYHRVGEFDAIFIRETTNVNHHTYAFARRAQSEGIAVIDDPDSILRCSNKVYLQELMTVGKIPSPKTIIAHSENRHTLAKEIGFPMVIKTPDSSFSMGVKKANNKEELEKILDTMFEHSDLLIAQEFTPTEFDWRIGILDGKPLFACKYYMAKDHWQIYNWDSKDKNEVCGKWDCLPIESVPHGIVKTALRVASLIGNGLYGVDLKEINGHPVVIEVNDNPSIDHGIEDQVGKKKIYLAIMRSLRHRIEDRQNAAQQKVLQHERDMFL, via the coding sequence ATGAAAAAAATAATTGTCGTGAACACGCCAAAGAATTGGAAGTTCCACATTCCCGAAGCCGAAATTGTCTCGGCAAAAGACTACCTTACTAATCCAGAATTTACAACCCAGAAAAACGTTCGTGTTTTCAACTTGTGCAAAGACTACAGCTACCAGAGCAAGGGTTATTATGTAAGCCTGCTTGCCGAAGCGCGCGGTCACAAGGTCATCCCGAACGTCAAGAACATCCGCGATTTCAAGGCCCCGGCAGTCGTAAAAATCATCAGCGACGAAATCGACGAGCTGATCCAGAAGAGCCTTCACAAGCTGACCGGCACAGAATTCGTGCTTTCCATTTACTTTGGGCAAAACGTCAGCGCGCAATACCTAGAACTTTCGCAGGCTCTTTACCGCGTTTTCCAGGCACCGCTCCTGCGTGCAAAATTTGTCTTCAAGCAAAAATGGTTCATCCAGTCTATCCGCCCGATTAGCGTTGACGAAATTCCCGAAACGCACAAGGAAATGGTAGACCAGTTTGCCATTGAATATTTCCAGAAAGACCGCTACGTTTCCCCCAAGACGGAAGACTACGTGTATGATCTAGGCATTTTAACGAATCCCGATGAAGTGGAACCGCCGAGCAACAAGGAAGCCATCCAGCTCTTTATCGAAGCCGCTCAGGATACAGGTTTCCGCGTGGAAATGATTACCAAGACGGACTACCACCGCGTTGGTGAATTTGATGCCATCTTCATCCGCGAAACGACAAACGTCAACCACCACACATACGCATTTGCACGCCGCGCCCAGAGCGAAGGCATCGCCGTCATTGACGATCCCGACAGTATTTTACGTTGTTCCAACAAAGTTTATTTGCAAGAACTGATGACAGTCGGCAAGATTCCCTCCCCGAAGACGATTATTGCCCACAGCGAAAACCGACACACGCTCGCCAAGGAAATCGGATTCCCGATGGTCATCAAGACGCCGGATTCAAGCTTCAGCATGGGCGTCAAAAAGGCAAACAACAAGGAAGAACTTGAAAAAATTCTCGACACGATGTTCGAGCATAGCGACTTGCTCATCGCTCAAGAATTTACGCCCACGGAATTCGACTGGAGAATCGGCATTCTCGACGGAAAACCGCTCTTTGCCTGCAAATACTACATGGCGAAGGACCACTGGCAAATCTACAACTGGGATAGCAAGGACAAGAACGAGGTCTGCGGCAAGTGGGATTGTCTCCCGATAGAAAGCGTTCCGCATGGCATCGTGAAAACGGCTCTCCGCGTCGCAAGCCTTATCGGTAACGGCCTTTACGGCGTGGACCTCAAGGAAATCAACGGTCACCCGGTCGTAATTGAAGTAAACGACAACCCAAGTATTGACCATGGTATCGAAGACCAAGTTGGCAAAAAGAAGATTTATCTTGCCATCATGAGGAGCCTGCGCCACCGCATCGAAGACCGCCAAAACGCAGCACAACAAAAAGTGCTCCAACACGAAAGAGATATGTTTTTATAG
- a CDS encoding FISUMP domain-containing protein, producing MKLLRTLAVAATLALVACGDENAVALNEPPVSSQEDSSSSSDVIETSSCSETVVTSSSSQTPSTEISNGSIITDGKVVDLRDGKTYKTTVIGNQVWMAENLKLDVTQYVDDGTYNNEYGFYDALWNSYLYGEVLDTSEHFYPWNIAIDTAGLFGTSAKGCGFESPCNLTGMVRGICPEGFHIPNPSEVEQLIRAIGGKCGTAQKLKAQNSEWKINNGTDEFGFAVLPAGYYAIWWGDGMEGFTFEYERNPPTKFLTTADTLTWSIATEATYDSGVREEYEVVAVYEEYHGYMSSLRCVRDEPAGVDWVDPPLPTAPALPDFEYSEFTDERDGQTYKTVVVNGKTWMDQNLNYVFDVVDTNAACRLNEENDDDEEYEDECKKSSDYSCKHPLIGSPVSCKNKYSIDDTYCKEHEATCKNYGKFYTWNQALIACPSGWHLPDNNEIEDFMESINPYTVYEGECLLKHTRFKKIEDPDLNKLLYKDFGMDYFQMQFWTSTIANFNDDYANTSGYACHKTDLQNVRCVKD from the coding sequence ATGAAATTATTAAGAACGCTTGCGGTAGCGGCGACACTTGCGCTTGTGGCATGTGGTGACGAAAATGCGGTCGCACTTAACGAGCCTCCTGTATCAAGTCAAGAGGATTCTAGCTCCAGCTCTGATGTAATCGAAACAAGTTCCTGTTCTGAAACGGTAGTCACAAGTTCTAGTTCACAAACACCCTCCACAGAAATATCAAACGGTTCCATCATCACCGATGGCAAAGTTGTCGATTTGCGCGATGGCAAAACATACAAGACAACGGTCATCGGAAATCAGGTGTGGATGGCTGAAAATCTCAAATTGGATGTTACCCAATACGTTGATGACGGAACATATAATAACGAATACGGTTTTTATGACGCCTTATGGAACAGTTATTTGTATGGCGAAGTTTTAGACACTAGCGAGCATTTCTACCCGTGGAACATCGCCATCGATACAGCCGGATTATTTGGAACAAGTGCCAAAGGTTGCGGCTTCGAGTCTCCATGTAATTTAACGGGAATGGTTCGTGGAATATGCCCCGAAGGTTTCCATATTCCCAATCCATCAGAGGTCGAACAATTGATTAGAGCAATAGGCGGAAAATGTGGAACAGCACAAAAGCTTAAAGCCCAAAATTCAGAATGGAAAATTAACAACGGTACCGATGAATTCGGTTTTGCAGTACTTCCTGCCGGTTATTATGCCATATGGTGGGGTGATGGCATGGAAGGTTTTACTTTTGAATACGAAAGGAATCCTCCAACAAAATTTTTAACAACAGCAGATACACTTACTTGGAGTATCGCAACCGAAGCAACCTATGATAGCGGCGTTAGAGAAGAATACGAAGTCGTTGCTGTTTATGAAGAATACCACGGATACATGAGTTCGCTCCGTTGCGTAAGAGACGAACCTGCCGGAGTTGATTGGGTGGACCCACCTCTGCCAACCGCGCCCGCCTTGCCAGATTTTGAATACAGTGAATTCACCGATGAACGCGATGGACAAACATACAAGACCGTTGTTGTCAACGGCAAAACATGGATGGACCAAAACTTAAATTACGTATTTGACGTTGTGGATACAAATGCAGCATGTAGATTAAACGAAGAAAATGATGATGATGAAGAATATGAAGATGAATGCAAAAAATCTTCTGATTATTCCTGCAAACATCCACTTATCGGAAGCCCTGTAAGTTGTAAAAACAAATACAGCATAGACGACACTTACTGCAAAGAACATGAAGCCACTTGTAAAAACTATGGAAAATTCTACACCTGGAATCAAGCTTTAATCGCATGTCCCTCAGGTTGGCATTTACCCGACAATAACGAAATAGAGGACTTTATGGAATCCATCAACCCCTATACCGTTTATGAAGGGGAATGTCTTTTAAAGCATACCAGGTTCAAAAAAATTGAAGATCCAGACTTAAACAAACTGTTATATAAAGATTTTGGAATGGACTATTTCCAAATGCAATTCTGGACTTCAACCATAGCCAATTTCAACGACGATTACGCAAACACTTCTGGTTACGCATGTCACAAAACGGACTTGCAAAATGTCCGCTGCGTAAAAGACTAG
- a CDS encoding IMP cyclohydrolase, whose amino-acid sequence MNYTEDAKQNFNDLSKNPYPGRGIVLGTSADGKSYVQVYWIMGRSVNSRNRVFEIEADTGFMKTKAFDESKLTDPHLIIYYPARHTKDVQIITNGDQTDTIYNAIKLGGTFESALRTRQYEDDAPNFTPRISGIHYKNAEPAIYKLSILKSRGNSEDAGCERMTFEFEKALNGLGHFISTYETDGKPIPSFNGFPKLMPIFATAEETLKTYWDALNADNKVSLMVKWIDRETFEAKTIIVNKNV is encoded by the coding sequence ATGAACTACACAGAAGATGCAAAACAGAATTTCAACGACCTCTCCAAGAACCCGTATCCGGGCCGTGGCATTGTGCTTGGCACAAGCGCCGATGGCAAGTCTTACGTGCAGGTTTACTGGATCATGGGTCGCAGCGTGAACAGCCGCAACCGCGTGTTTGAAATCGAAGCCGACACTGGTTTTATGAAGACCAAGGCTTTCGATGAATCCAAGCTCACGGACCCGCACCTCATCATTTACTATCCGGCTCGCCATACGAAGGACGTGCAGATCATCACGAACGGCGACCAGACGGACACGATTTACAACGCCATTAAGCTCGGTGGCACGTTCGAAAGCGCTCTTCGCACTCGCCAGTACGAAGACGATGCTCCGAACTTCACGCCGCGTATTTCCGGCATCCACTACAAGAATGCTGAACCGGCTATCTACAAGCTCTCCATCCTCAAGAGCAGGGGCAACAGCGAAGATGCTGGCTGCGAACGCATGACGTTTGAATTCGAAAAGGCTTTGAACGGTCTTGGACACTTCATCAGCACATACGAAACGGATGGCAAGCCGATTCCGTCTTTCAACGGTTTTCCGAAGCTTATGCCGATTTTCGCTACCGCCGAAGAAACGCTCAAGACTTATTGGGACGCTCTCAACGCTGACAACAAGGTTTCCTTGATGGTCAAGTGGATTGACCGCGAAACCTTCGAAGCTAAGACGATTATCGTGAATAAGAATGTTTAG
- the mfd gene encoding transcription-repair coupling factor: MLTISEFLQENSFPAISLFENADNEAIHVNGASVPLASMMVANRFLKSPQNILVIAKDYRSAEVWVENLESMVGEEFVRFFPSLGLKPYEIKVPFEGVLEERLKFFRDVSHTEKPFVVVCPLDAFLMKLPEPGEIMRQVRSLRVGDQLEPSSLRPWFLDHGFVEQPMVSGVGEFSIRGCIVDVNCLLYPHPIRIEFYGDEIESIRAFDIFSQRSLEQMTHIEFFPMGEFTVPESVMAGEECSKESLWWHRPNHQRLVASLLDYMPRASLVFEELSLLSETASKMYGAFRGAYDEARVADAGIAAPADIWFKIGELSRLFVGRASLDMTRVKVDDGNWHEMHMRPQDFTSNGTDAVAKEIEEFYDKGGRVYVMAQTLGGVNRLREIFDGLPVEDYFIGNLSEGFWLEDDNVAFLTESRILNRHANKARKHKIAGSVTNALMVESLNRGDLVAHEDHGIGRYLGLVRVEVNGGMVDCALLEYDGGDRLKFPVSDLQKIERLDRSDDVETKLDRLGSKTWENIKKRVKEKVIKIARDLVELYAKRELVEGFGFPPDGNMQKEFEESFEYDPTPDQLRATADIKRDMESRRPMDRLICGDVGFGKTEVAMRAAFKCVASNKQVAILVPTTILAAQHYENFCERFAAYPVNIALMNRYKSAKEKKEIFKQIAEGSVNIVIGTHALLSNKSEFKDLGLLIIDEEQKFGVKQKEKLRQLRLAVDTLSMSATPIPRSLHLSMTGVRDISLINTPPINRLPVETKLMQRDDEVLKNAILDELARGGQVFVVNDRVQTITKLAEDIEAMAPDAKVAVAHGQMEDHELERVMDAFLSRKFDILVSTSIIESGLDVPNANTIIIMNAHHFGISQLYQMRGRVGRSSVLAKAFLVIPQRGEISQESMRRLKALEQFTDLGSGYQLAMRDLEIRGAGNLLGQEQHGFIAEVGFETYVRLVREAVEMLRGGALEKPIQPRVEIGVDAYLPEDYVEDGLTRISLYQRIARITSQADVQNIESELQDRFGPVPTPAKMLLLVTELGLLAGRLRIQGLALRKGVIVATFAETPSPDPRVLGEISSLCTCSMRYLGMSPLQAVFEVGRGTPVEMAKKTLEVFRAFANIQVQAATVRSADPLLKALGVGEPN; the protein is encoded by the coding sequence ATGCTTACCATTTCGGAATTCCTTCAAGAAAATTCGTTCCCTGCGATTTCGCTTTTTGAAAATGCTGATAACGAGGCCATTCACGTCAATGGCGCGTCGGTTCCGCTTGCATCGATGATGGTGGCGAACCGCTTTTTGAAAAGCCCGCAGAACATTCTGGTGATTGCAAAGGATTACCGCAGTGCCGAAGTTTGGGTAGAGAATCTCGAAAGCATGGTAGGCGAGGAGTTTGTTCGTTTTTTCCCGTCGCTCGGCTTGAAGCCTTACGAAATCAAGGTGCCATTCGAGGGCGTGCTTGAAGAACGTCTGAAGTTCTTCCGCGATGTTTCGCATACCGAAAAGCCGTTCGTTGTCGTTTGTCCGCTTGATGCGTTCTTGATGAAACTCCCGGAACCGGGCGAAATTATGCGTCAGGTGCGTTCGCTTCGCGTGGGCGACCAACTGGAACCTTCGTCTTTACGCCCGTGGTTCTTGGACCATGGCTTTGTAGAACAGCCGATGGTGAGCGGCGTGGGTGAGTTTTCGATTCGTGGTTGCATTGTCGATGTGAACTGTCTTTTGTATCCACATCCGATTCGTATTGAATTTTACGGCGACGAAATTGAATCCATCCGTGCGTTCGATATTTTCTCGCAGCGCTCGTTGGAGCAGATGACGCATATCGAGTTCTTCCCGATGGGGGAATTTACGGTGCCGGAATCGGTGATGGCGGGCGAGGAATGTTCCAAAGAATCGCTGTGGTGGCATCGACCGAATCACCAGCGTTTGGTCGCGAGCCTCTTAGATTATATGCCGCGTGCATCACTTGTTTTTGAAGAACTTTCGTTGCTTTCGGAAACAGCTTCGAAAATGTATGGTGCATTCCGCGGTGCTTATGATGAAGCCCGCGTGGCTGATGCTGGAATTGCAGCCCCTGCGGATATTTGGTTCAAAATTGGCGAACTTTCGCGTTTGTTCGTAGGCCGCGCGTCGCTGGATATGACTCGTGTCAAGGTGGATGACGGCAACTGGCATGAGATGCACATGCGTCCGCAAGATTTTACCTCGAACGGCACGGATGCAGTTGCCAAAGAAATTGAGGAATTTTACGACAAGGGCGGTCGCGTTTATGTGATGGCCCAGACGCTTGGCGGCGTGAACCGCTTGCGTGAAATTTTTGACGGCTTGCCGGTCGAAGATTATTTTATCGGAAACTTGAGCGAAGGCTTTTGGCTCGAAGACGATAACGTTGCGTTTCTCACGGAATCGAGAATTCTAAACCGCCATGCGAACAAGGCTCGTAAGCACAAGATTGCGGGCTCGGTGACGAATGCGTTGATGGTGGAATCGCTCAATCGCGGTGACCTGGTGGCGCACGAAGACCACGGTATTGGTCGCTACTTGGGACTTGTCCGCGTGGAAGTCAACGGCGGTATGGTCGATTGCGCATTGCTGGAATACGATGGCGGAGATCGCCTGAAGTTCCCTGTGTCGGACTTGCAAAAGATTGAACGCCTCGACCGCTCGGACGATGTGGAAACCAAGCTCGACCGCCTCGGCAGCAAGACTTGGGAAAACATCAAGAAGCGCGTCAAGGAAAAGGTCATCAAGATTGCGCGTGACCTTGTGGAACTTTATGCGAAACGCGAACTTGTCGAAGGATTCGGCTTCCCGCCTGATGGCAACATGCAAAAGGAATTCGAGGAATCATTCGAATACGATCCGACGCCAGACCAGCTCCGCGCCACGGCCGACATCAAGCGCGATATGGAAAGCCGTCGCCCGATGGACCGCCTCATTTGCGGTGACGTGGGCTTTGGAAAGACCGAAGTTGCGATGCGTGCGGCATTCAAGTGCGTGGCTTCCAACAAGCAGGTGGCCATTCTCGTGCCGACAACGATTCTTGCGGCACAACATTACGAAAATTTCTGCGAACGCTTTGCCGCTTATCCGGTCAACATCGCCTTGATGAACCGTTACAAGAGTGCCAAGGAAAAAAAGGAAATCTTCAAGCAGATTGCGGAAGGTTCCGTGAACATCGTCATCGGAACGCATGCGCTGTTATCGAACAAGAGCGAGTTCAAGGATTTGGGACTTTTGATTATCGACGAAGAGCAAAAGTTTGGCGTGAAGCAAAAGGAAAAATTGCGCCAGCTCCGCCTTGCTGTCGATACGCTCAGCATGAGTGCCACGCCGATTCCGCGATCGCTGCACTTGAGCATGACGGGCGTTCGCGACATTTCGCTTATTAATACGCCGCCCATTAACCGTTTGCCGGTGGAGACCAAGCTGATGCAGCGCGATGACGAAGTCTTGAAGAACGCGATTCTTGATGAACTTGCTCGTGGCGGCCAGGTGTTTGTGGTGAACGATCGCGTGCAAACGATTACGAAACTTGCCGAAGATATCGAAGCGATGGCTCCTGATGCGAAAGTCGCTGTGGCCCATGGTCAGATGGAAGACCATGAACTTGAACGCGTGATGGATGCTTTCCTTTCGCGCAAGTTCGATATTCTCGTGAGTACAAGCATCATTGAATCGGGCTTGGACGTGCCAAACGCGAACACGATTATTATCATGAACGCGCACCACTTTGGCATTAGCCAACTTTACCAGATGCGTGGACGTGTGGGCCGCAGCAGCGTCTTGGCAAAGGCGTTCCTCGTCATTCCGCAGCGTGGCGAAATCTCGCAGGAATCCATGCGCCGCCTCAAGGCTTTGGAACAGTTTACCGATCTCGGCAGCGGCTACCAGCTTGCCATGCGCGACCTTGAAATTCGCGGTGCAGGGAACTTGCTTGGTCAGGAACAGCACGGCTTTATTGCCGAAGTCGGCTTTGAAACTTATGTGCGCTTGGTGCGCGAAGCGGTCGAAATGCTGCGCGGTGGCGCTCTTGAAAAGCCAATTCAGCCGCGTGTGGAAATCGGCGTGGATGCGTACCTTCCCGAAGATTACGTGGAAGACGGTCTCACGAGAATCTCGCTGTACCAGCGCATTGCTCGCATCACATCGCAGGCGGATGTACAGAACATCGAAAGCGAATTGCAGGACCGCTTTGGCCCAGTGCCGACACCGGCAAAGATGCTTTTGCTCGTGACCGAACTTGGACTTTTGGCGGGCCGCTTGCGCATCCAGGGGCTTGCGCTCCGCAAGGGTGTCATTGTTGCGACATTTGCAGAAACGCCTTCACCGGACCCGCGCGTGCTTGGCGAAATCAGCAGTCTCTGCACATGCAGTATGCGTTACCTAGGTATGTCTCCGTTGCAGGCGGTGTTCGAGGTCGGACGCGGAACGCCTGTGGAAATGGCAAAAAAAACGCTCGAAGTGTTCCGAGCGTTCGCAAATATTCAAGTTCAGGCGGCGACCGTCCGGTCGGCGGATCCTTTACTCAAGGCTCTTGGCGTAGGCGAGCCGAACTGA
- the gatB gene encoding Asp-tRNA(Asn)/Glu-tRNA(Gln) amidotransferase subunit GatB, whose protein sequence is MSNYCPVIGLEIHCQLATKTKMFCGCEIEVNTSPNKHVCPVCLGMPGAMPVPNKKAVEYAIRLGLALNCEIDLNAMWTRKNYFYPDLPKGYQITQTGGLPVYDHPICKNGWLEIVKADGTKKRVGITRIHMEEDAGKLIHDMSPSQSHFDANRCGTPLCEIVTEPDIRSPEEAVLVLKKIKQTLEYTRVSNANMENGNMRCDGNISLRASEDAPFGIRAEIKNLNSFTNLEKALYCEMNLQASTLDAGKEVEQCTKRYDPNADKTIVIRSKEDAHDYKYFPEPDMVRLVTDPAFVEEIRRTLPELPDARRERFMKDFGVSEYDAQVLTEDRDVSEWYDTAAKNCKNGKVLANWVITELLAKMKDLEGGLSALKIKPEQLCALVNLIADNTINGKIAKTVFAEMFETGKDPEVIVKEKGLVQVTDTAAIEAVVREVCAANAAQFAEFKAGKVALKGFLVGMTMRKSGGKANPGLVNQILDKLAKEG, encoded by the coding sequence ATGTCTAATTACTGTCCTGTTATTGGTCTCGAAATCCATTGCCAGCTCGCCACTAAGACAAAGATGTTCTGTGGCTGCGAAATTGAAGTGAACACAAGCCCGAACAAGCACGTTTGCCCTGTTTGCCTCGGTATGCCGGGTGCAATGCCGGTGCCGAACAAGAAGGCTGTGGAATACGCCATTCGCCTGGGCCTCGCTCTCAACTGCGAAATCGATTTGAACGCCATGTGGACTCGTAAGAACTACTTCTACCCGGACCTTCCGAAGGGTTACCAGATTACGCAGACGGGTGGACTTCCGGTTTATGACCATCCGATTTGCAAGAACGGCTGGCTTGAAATTGTGAAGGCTGACGGCACCAAGAAGCGCGTGGGCATTACCCGTATTCACATGGAAGAAGACGCCGGTAAGCTTATCCACGACATGAGCCCGTCCCAGAGCCATTTTGACGCAAATCGCTGCGGTACGCCGCTTTGCGAAATCGTGACTGAACCGGACATCCGTAGCCCGGAAGAAGCCGTGCTCGTCTTGAAGAAGATCAAGCAGACGCTCGAATACACTCGCGTTTCTAACGCCAACATGGAAAACGGCAACATGCGCTGCGACGGTAACATTTCTCTCCGCGCATCTGAAGACGCTCCGTTCGGTATCCGCGCTGAAATCAAGAACTTGAACAGCTTCACGAACCTCGAAAAGGCTCTCTACTGCGAAATGAACCTCCAGGCATCGACGCTCGATGCTGGCAAGGAAGTCGAACAATGCACCAAGCGTTATGATCCCAACGCCGACAAGACGATTGTGATCCGCTCTAAGGAAGACGCACACGACTACAAGTACTTCCCGGAACCGGATATGGTCCGCCTCGTGACTGACCCGGCCTTCGTCGAAGAAATCCGCCGCACCCTTCCGGAACTGCCGGATGCACGCCGCGAACGCTTCATGAAGGACTTCGGTGTTTCTGAATACGATGCCCAGGTGCTGACCGAAGACCGCGACGTGAGCGAATGGTACGACACCGCCGCCAAGAACTGCAAGAACGGTAAGGTGCTTGCTAACTGGGTCATCACGGAACTCCTCGCTAAGATGAAGGACCTTGAAGGTGGCCTCTCTGCTCTCAAGATCAAGCCGGAACAGCTTTGCGCTCTCGTGAACCTCATTGCAGACAACACCATCAATGGTAAGATTGCAAAGACCGTGTTCGCCGAAATGTTTGAAACGGGCAAGGATCCTGAAGTTATCGTGAAGGAAAAGGGTCTCGTGCAGGTGACTGACACCGCCGCTATCGAAGCTGTTGTTCGCGAAGTCTGCGCCGCTAACGCTGCACAGTTCGCAGAATTCAAGGCCGGTAAGGTTGCACTCAAGGGCTTCCTCGTGGGTATGACAATGCGCAAGTCCGGTGGCAAGGCCAACCCGGGTCTCGTGAACCAGATTCTCGACAAGCTCGCTAAGGAAGGTTAA
- a CDS encoding TatD family hydrolase, with protein sequence MFDFHIHLARLPQKKQLAQLLLERNYDFIAVSCEPWEWEEVSQLKKEFSTEIKPFKVTYGIHPMIATQASRETLAQLRTRLEEDPFAMVGEAGIDKRYPGYNDGTQDQIFLAQAGLALELKRDLQIHCVGDYMHVLKLLEEAGFESVAQTDRATSAPSREAPRPIFHRFGGDANFVKKALPYGALFSLHEDSFRKKTTTAAIKLIPESNVFFETDADESFLEPAELLEELEGRLESVRLAYAKSLE encoded by the coding sequence ATGTTCGATTTTCACATTCATTTAGCACGATTACCCCAAAAAAAGCAGCTCGCGCAGTTGCTTTTAGAACGCAATTACGACTTTATAGCGGTTTCTTGCGAACCCTGGGAATGGGAAGAAGTCTCGCAACTGAAAAAAGAGTTTTCGACCGAAATCAAGCCTTTTAAAGTGACCTACGGAATCCACCCGATGATTGCAACGCAGGCCTCTCGCGAAACGTTAGCCCAACTGCGCACCCGTTTAGAAGAGGATCCGTTTGCCATGGTCGGCGAAGCGGGTATCGACAAGCGCTATCCGGGTTACAACGACGGCACCCAAGACCAGATTTTTTTGGCGCAAGCCGGACTTGCATTGGAACTCAAGCGGGATTTGCAAATACACTGCGTTGGGGACTATATGCACGTGCTGAAACTTTTGGAAGAAGCGGGGTTTGAGTCCGTGGCTCAAACCGATAGAGCCACAAGCGCGCCGTCACGAGAAGCGCCACGCCCGATATTCCACCGTTTTGGCGGGGATGCAAATTTCGTGAAAAAAGCCCTCCCCTATGGAGCGCTCTTTTCCCTGCACGAGGATAGTTTCCGCAAAAAAACGACCACAGCCGCTATCAAGCTCATTCCTGAAAGCAACGTATTCTTCGAGACTGATGCCGATGAATCATTCCTTGAGCCTGCGGAGCTTCTTGAAGAACTAGAAGGTCGTCTAGAATCAGTTCGGCTCGCCTACGCCAAGAGCCTTGAGTAA